In the genome of Yarrowia lipolytica chromosome 1B, complete sequence, the window TATTACCGCTCCCCCAGGACACATGACGACGTCGGGTCGTTGTTCCGTGTCCCGTTCTGGCTGTCTCGCCTTCTTTGCTGTTCCACAGCTTAATTCGGAGATGGCTATCTGAATACATGGTTGCTGTGTGGATGAgacaatcacgtgacagtGTGATCCGTGGGGCGCTCACGCAAATTCCGCAGCTCCAATCTGCTTCTTTTCTTTGCTACTGTAATCTCATGACACGCACGCCGATTATTAAAAGTACTCTTGCCCCTTGGGTGTATGTGTGTCTCTCTGTCCTGTCAAATAAGTTCACCTTCAATGGATGCTTAGTGTTGGAACCTTGATGTTAGCGTGAACTTTGTGCATGTCCCAAAATGGCCCAAAAACGGCAGTCTCAAGTGGAACCATAAACTCGGCCGGGTAATTGCACGACGTGGAGGCAATGGGGTCTAGTGGATGGAGCAGTGTTGTAGTCGTAGGCGTCGAGGTAGGGGTGAATTGACAACGGCAGAGGGCCATATAAAGGTATATTggatcttcttcaacttcTCTACCCCCCCACCGGAatacgtacaagtagtaaaTACCTCCTTCATCTTTCCCATTTCTATAGATACCCAAATGTCGCAGGTCACAGAAACCCCTTAAAGTTCAGATCGCCATCTCCCGTTTCTCTCTTCTGTGCAACAGATTGTACTTGACCCTCAAGCTGGGACTCACACGCCGCTTCACATCACCGCTCCAGCACCACACCTTTATTTCGACTGACCTAGCACACACAGATAGACGCGACTTGGACGAACCCCTGCTAAACACATCATGAACTCGTTCTTCAACTCCGTGTCGGATTTCATCCACTCGGTCACAACCCCAGACAGATACGCGTCGCAACAGCGATCGTCAAAGGCGTCACAAAGCGCCGGCGCAAACTCCCAGAACAGACCGCTCTACAACAATGACGACAACCAGAGTGAAATGTACCAGgcttcctcctcgtacaCTGGAGGGTACACAAACTCCCCTTCGGCGTCGTCGTCCAATCTCGCCGGAGGAGCCGCTGCTGACAGAGCCAACCCCTACAGCTCCCGTAACAACTCGACCACCAACTTCTCGGCCTCATCCACGTCGGTCAATAAGGCTCCCTACGCTCCTGGATCACGGTCGTCCGCAATTGGAAACAATGACCCCGCAGGAGTCACCCGAGACTCACACGAATTGCAGGAGTACGTTGACGGTCAGCCGCCGGCTCCTTCGGTGGCCATGTCATGGGAGCGAATCGACAAGTGGGCTGACGAACACTACCCCGAGCTCAACGATCAGCTCTGCTACCCTGCCACCGCCTCCGATCTCAACGAACTGGAGGCCGATCTCGACTGTTCCCTTCCCCTGGATGTTCGAGACTCGTGTCTGATTCATGACGGCCAGGAGAAGTTTGGCCGACCCTCAGGCATCATCTTCGGCATCACCCTGCTCGATCTCGAGACCATTGCCGAGGAGTGGTACTCGTGGAAAAAGGCCGCCATCCGAATCAACCGGGAGATTGCTCGGGCCACCGGCCAGACCCCCACTAAGCAGGGCGGCATCTTCATCAATCCCAACGCCGGCTCTCCCAACTCTTCCACCCCCGGTTCCCCCGTGGCCTCTGTGGCCCGACAAAAGAACATCAGCTCATGGCTCGCGTCGCAGGACTCTGTCCCCGAGGGAGCCGTCCAGCTGGTTTATGCACACCCCGGCTGGATCCCTCTGGCCAACGATCGAGCCGGAAACAACATTGCTGTCGATCTGGCACCTGGCAAGAAGGGGAAATGGGGTCAGGTGATTCTGTTCGGTCGGGAGTTTGACCGAAAATACGTGGTGGCCCAGTCGTGGGCTCACTTCCTGGCCATGGTCGCCGATGACTTTGACCGGGGCAACTGGGAAGTTGACCACGACACTGAGGAGCTGTGGTTCAAGACCGACCGAGGCACATTTGTTAGCTACTTCACTGTACTCAAGACCCGAGTGGAGCGACAGTTCCGACACCAGATGCAGCGACGGGAACATGAGCGACGACAGGCCGCTGCCGCcgctcagcagcagcagcagcagcagcaacatcacGCACAGGGAGGCCTCCACTCTCCCTCACCACAGCATACACAGAGCATGCCAGCCCCTGGCCTGGGCAAGCCCCTGACCTCTAAGCCGGCCCAGGATTTGGACATCGTCGACCTCAACGAGGACACTGCCACCATTAAGGACAAGGGCAAGGCTACTATGGGCTCTGCTCTCCGAAAGACTATTGTTGACGAGAGCAAGACTGCTCACACAATTGTGGAGCCTCTtgaggagtctgaggagatcaagggcaagggcaagggcaaggaggaggatgtcAACGAAGCCGCCGAAAaggccaaggtggaggccaccgagaagaccaagaaggctgccaaggaaGCTGCTGATAAGGAAGcagagctcaagaaggccgccgagaaggccgctgaggagaaggccaaggctgagaagaaggctgctgaggctcgagagaaggaggagaaggaggccaaggctgccgccaaagccaaggaggaggagctcaagaaagAGGAGGTAGCTAAGGCTGCCGCCAAGGCTgaagaggagcagaaggCCACCGCTGCCGctgaggctgccaaggctgAGGCTAAGCGAGCTGCTGAGGCCGACGCTTCCAAGAAGGTagaggccgagaaggctgccGCTGAGGAGTCTAAGGAGTCTAAGGCTGAGTCTGAGGAGAGCAAGGTCGAGAGGGAtctcgaggagctcaagattgacgaggaAAACGGTAatgccgaggaggccgatgaggaggccgatgacgatgatgaagatgacgaggaggagggtgaCAGCAAGGAGGGtgaggagaccaagagCACAACCGCCTCAAagtccaagtccaagaagaagaataagaagaagggcaagaaaTAATGTATGTATGCATAACTTTTTGATGATGCTGTAAGATATTCagaaaatataaaaaaagtGTTTGTTACAGAAAGACTGGGTGTGTTTCGTGTTGAATTACCTGTGAGAACAATAAGGTGGCTCGGCCCACTgtaatgtacatactgttactatagctacttgtagcaatGGTATCAGAGAAGCTAGTTTTGGAGAACATTCTGTTGACCAAAGACGAGTCGTTTCGGTTCATCTTCTTTCCTCCCTCCCCAAGTGTATCTTGCTTTATCCCAGAGGCCATTCTGTTTCTCCACTTCTCCATTATAGTATGCTTTTGCTCTGAAGAAGCCAAATGCAAAAttggacacaaacatggACCCCAGGAAAAGCAGTGAAATGAGCCCCAAGGCCTTGTATGAGAATCTGTCAATGAACCCCGTGATGATTTCGGCCAGTGTTTCGGCTCCGAGACGGGCTCGGTTAACGGCATGTTCGTCTCTGTTCATGCACAGTTCCCATTGGTCACAGAGAGTCTCCAGAGCTGGACGGCGGGAGTTGGCTGCACATTCGTTAAGCAGGTACAGCTTTGCACACTTGCTTTTTGCCATAAGGATCTCGCCCGAATGAGCTGAGAACTTGAAACCAACGTCCTGTCGGACCGAGGAAATAAATAAGTAGACCACGTAGGCCATGACGGCCAGCATGATGCCGTTGAACGCGAGCTGTAGATACGAGGTAATGATGTACGGCAGGTTGGGGTTTTGAATCATCCATCCAAGGGTTGGGTTGGGCAGATGAAGGTGGTATTCTGCAGACTGATCCTGCCCCGGGCTTTGAGCCTCGGAA includes:
- a CDS encoding uncharacterized protein (Compare to YALI0B20592g, weakly similar to uniprot|P38770 Saccharomyces cerevisiae YHR036w), with translation MSFAEMSIDEAPDDEPLVTGFSGFTLSDQDVRNRQLQYHRPLQQQQPFDDLTSEFSNLRTSETQDPDEMDIDDPTDLLDLQSVNLSRMNPEFLPPVSTPIKAGKRRTSSVSVAAAAPNSPWKISSVFNPTELGAQFAVKEIEKNEDVDMSMVLYSPVNEGKPLDQADDIDPDLRPDAKHGDFSPQSAQAAVHTPAPTLHTSEAQSPGQDQSAEYHLHLPNPTLGWMIQNPNLPYIITSYLQLAFNGIMLAVMAYVVYLFISSVRQDVGFKFSAHSGEILMAKSKCAKLYLLNECAANSRRPALETLCDQWELCMNRDEHAVNRARLGAETLAEIITGFIDRFSYKALGLISLLFLGSMFVSNFAFGFFRAKAYYNGEVEKQNGLWDKARYTWGGRKEDEPKRLVFGQQNVLQN
- a CDS encoding uncharacterized protein (Compare to YALI0B20570g, similar to Saccharomyces cerevisiae SMI1 (YGR229C); ancestral locus Anc_5.100, weakly similar to uniprot|P38678 Neurospora crassa Glucan synthase-1 (EC 2.4.1.34)); this encodes MNSFFNSVSDFIHSVTTPDRYASQQRSSKASQSAGANSQNRPLYNNDDNQSEMYQASSSYTGGYTNSPSASSSNLAGGAAADRANPYSSRNNSTTNFSASSTSVNKAPYAPGSRSSAIGNNDPAGVTRDSHELQEYVDGQPPAPSVAMSWERIDKWADEHYPELNDQLCYPATASDLNELEADLDCSLPLDVRDSCLIHDGQEKFGRPSGIIFGITLLDLETIAEEWYSWKKAAIRINREIARATGQTPTKQGGIFINPNAGSPNSSTPGSPVASVARQKNISSWLASQDSVPEGAVQLVYAHPGWIPLANDRAGNNIAVDLAPGKKGKWGQVILFGREFDRKYVVAQSWAHFLAMVADDFDRGNWEVDHDTEELWFKTDRGTFVSYFTVLKTRVERQFRHQMQRREHERRQAAAAAQQQQQQQQHHAQGGLHSPSPQHTQSMPAPGLGKPLTSKPAQDLDIVDLNEDTATIKDKGKATMGSALRKTIVDESKTAHTIVEPLEESEEIKGKGKGKEEDVNEAAEKAKVEATEKTKKAAKEAADKEAELKKAAEKAAEEKAKAEKKAAEAREKEEKEAKAAAKAKEEELKKEEVAKAAAKAEEEQKATAAAEAAKAEAKRAAEADASKKVEAEKAAAEESKESKAESEESKVERDLEELKIDEENGNAEEADEEADDDDEDDEEEGDSKEGEETKSTTASKSKSKKKNKKKGKK